In bacterium, a genomic segment contains:
- a CDS encoding HNH endonuclease, giving the protein MSELGRGPRKPLEYSGMCRWCGSTDLPKGRRSYCSDECKQETVIRFVPGYARTIVGRRDRWTCQICGDKGRDCDHIVPVSEGGGCCGLDNLRILCSACHGKESGKLRKRLNAAKREIEEAAAPQLVFRLDPIADTGTA; this is encoded by the coding sequence CCGGCATGTGCCGATGGTGTGGGTCCACTGATCTGCCGAAGGGGCGCCGCTCCTACTGTTCCGATGAGTGCAAGCAGGAGACCGTGATCCGCTTCGTCCCTGGATACGCGAGGACGATCGTGGGGCGCCGAGACAGGTGGACGTGCCAGATCTGCGGGGACAAGGGCCGCGACTGCGATCACATCGTCCCCGTTTCTGAGGGCGGGGGATGCTGTGGCCTGGACAACCTGCGGATTCTCTGCTCCGCGTGTCACGGGAAGGAGTCCGGGAAGCTACGGAAACGACTCAACGCGGCAAAGCGCGAGATCGAGGAAGCGGCGGCGCCGCAGCTCGTGTTTCGCCTGGACCCCATCGCAGACACAGGGACGGCATGA
- a CDS encoding site-specific DNA-methyltransferase, giving the protein MMQTELWPVEIREDPPLPPLRRETVVVPGDVWGVGDHRIMCGDATDADQVLTLTRDRRLICVTSPPYGDQRDYGGGNLDPSHLAQFIGAVWPRCDVFAINLGIVRRGREIVCYWDHYIEAARQHGGRLLSWNVWDRSGGGYTVGQLNGMFPIDHEFIIVLGEPRELNLTIPNATAGQRQSPATVREQDGRTKSRRAHVTRPHRPLGSVIHTARVKGNPSDGHPAPFPPEIPEAYIAAIIQDGESVYDPFLGSGTTMIAAHNLGQACMGMEIVPAYCDMAIRRVQRATGATATRESDGMEFPDGDV; this is encoded by the coding sequence ATGATGCAGACTGAGCTCTGGCCGGTGGAGATACGTGAAGATCCGCCGCTGCCGCCGTTACGTCGGGAGACCGTTGTGGTGCCTGGGGATGTGTGGGGCGTTGGCGACCACCGGATCATGTGCGGGGACGCCACCGACGCGGACCAGGTTCTCACGCTCACCCGCGACCGGCGCCTCATCTGCGTGACGAGCCCACCCTACGGTGACCAACGCGACTACGGCGGGGGCAACCTGGACCCATCTCACCTGGCGCAGTTCATCGGGGCCGTGTGGCCCCGGTGTGATGTGTTCGCGATCAATCTCGGGATCGTGCGGCGTGGTCGCGAGATCGTGTGCTACTGGGACCACTACATCGAGGCCGCGCGCCAGCATGGCGGGCGGCTGCTCTCGTGGAACGTGTGGGATCGAAGCGGAGGCGGCTACACCGTGGGGCAGCTTAACGGGATGTTCCCGATCGACCACGAGTTCATCATCGTCTTAGGCGAACCCAGGGAACTGAATCTCACGATCCCGAATGCCACGGCCGGGCAGAGGCAATCACCAGCGACCGTGCGAGAGCAGGACGGCCGCACGAAGTCCCGACGAGCGCACGTGACGAGGCCGCATCGCCCACTCGGCAGCGTGATCCACACAGCACGGGTAAAGGGCAACCCGAGCGATGGGCATCCGGCGCCATTCCCGCCAGAGATTCCAGAGGCCTATATCGCGGCGATCATCCAGGACGGCGAGAGCGTATACGATCCGTTCCTCGGGTCCGGGACCACGATGATCGCGGCGCATAACCTCGGGCAGGCGTGCATGGGAATGGAGATCGTCCCCGCGTATTGCGACATGGCGATCCGTCGAGTGCAACGCGCCACGGGAGCCACGGCAACCCGTGAGAGTGATGGAATGGAGTTCCCCGATGGGGACGTGTGA